A part of Halobacillus shinanisalinarum genomic DNA contains:
- a CDS encoding YehS family protein, which yields MDNNDILIRLRYALGIKDQDMVEIFNLGGVDLTKEEVKKVLTKSDDSYDEEKDDDGADEKEDHIKCTNSMLDSFLNGLITFKRGPQESKPGQPNKSDRSIKNYSSVNNVMLKKVKIALKLTSEDVINILDEAGVKITKGELSALLRKEGHKNYKECGDKYARNFLKGLTIKYRG from the coding sequence ATGGATAATAATGATATATTGATTAGATTAAGATATGCCTTGGGTATAAAAGATCAAGATATGGTCGAAATATTTAACCTTGGCGGCGTTGATCTGACAAAAGAAGAAGTAAAAAAGGTCCTTACAAAGTCAGATGACAGTTACGATGAGGAAAAGGACGATGATGGTGCGGATGAAAAGGAGGATCACATCAAATGTACAAATAGCATGTTGGATTCATTTTTAAATGGTCTCATTACTTTTAAACGAGGACCACAGGAGTCCAAACCTGGACAACCGAATAAATCAGACCGGTCTATAAAGAATTACTCCAGTGTGAATAATGTCATGCTGAAAAAAGTGAAGATCGCTCTGAAATTAACGAGTGAGGATGTTATCAATATTTTAGATGAAGCGGGCGTCAAGATAACAAAAGGGGAATTAAGCGCGTTACTAAGAAAAGAAGGACACAAGAATTACAAAGAGTGCGGGGATAAGTACGCCCGGAATTTCCTAAAAGGGTTAACGATAAAATATAGAGGATAA
- a CDS encoding MurR/RpiR family transcriptional regulator: MRAINAIGYDNFNDFRKDIFNESLPAESKWTLKKSLSEIPNKEESTATILQVWNESMNMLDKSLDSDLIENFETVIDVISHSSQLNVLGTRPYKAMALYLAQLLGEFYSKIRQLSHDTEVLFDKILQFEKDEVLLVFAFEPYTNRIIQAAMLANQLGIKIILITDHISCPIIRYASVTLKVEVSEKQFSVVPIITLIEALVIEIGKRSSEESIKKLKKLERTLLENNITYSY; this comes from the coding sequence ATGCGTGCGATAAATGCAATAGGGTATGACAACTTTAATGATTTTCGAAAAGATATCTTTAATGAATCATTGCCTGCTGAATCAAAATGGACATTAAAGAAATCTCTTTCAGAAATCCCTAATAAAGAAGAGAGTACTGCAACTATATTACAAGTTTGGAATGAATCTATGAACATGCTGGATAAATCATTAGACTCAGATTTAATAGAAAATTTCGAAACTGTAATTGACGTTATTAGTCATTCAAGTCAGCTTAATGTTTTAGGTACTAGACCCTATAAGGCCATGGCTTTATATCTTGCACAGTTGCTTGGAGAATTTTATTCTAAGATAAGACAATTAAGCCATGATACCGAAGTACTCTTTGATAAAATATTACAATTTGAAAAGGATGAAGTTTTACTGGTTTTTGCTTTTGAACCATACACTAATCGAATTATACAAGCAGCTATGCTGGCCAATCAACTGGGTATCAAGATTATATTGATAACTGACCATATTTCTTGCCCTATTATTCGATACGCTTCAGTAACATTAAAAGTAGAGGTAAGTGAAAAACAATTTTCTGTGGTACCAATTATTACCTTAATAGAGGCATTAGTTATTGAAATTGGGAAACGTTCCTCTGAAGAATCAATTAAAAAGTTGAAAAAACTAGAGAGAACACTTCTTGAAAATAATATAACTTATTCATATTAA
- a CDS encoding type IA DNA topoisomerase — MTRVVILAEKPSQAKAYAEAFTIQEKTKTYILLKPDEIFLDGATITWGVGHLVELKEPHDYKPEWKRWKLDQLPIVPERFLEKVSKGKWEQFQAVKRLFQQADVLVNAADVDREGSNIFYSILRLTGVKGKPIQRLWINSLEKDEVRKGFENLQNNDKDLRLFDEAKARQISDWMVGINASRLFTLLLQKKGFASYLSIGRVQSPTVYLIYQRHKEIENFVSEPFYQIEGLFQSQTGPYKGLAEIKEKDKTKVQELMYKHGLKENEDLTGIVQRVDKKTKHQKSPKLHSLSTLQSVANRRWKYTPSQVLKTMQKLYEKRLVSYPRTDCNFITENEFAYLVDNFNSYQEALNVSFTPVSLKPNKRYVNSRKVQEHYAIIPTKSIPSQKKLSGLSREERNIYNEVLATTLAMFHSDFVYEETTILTHVHDLPFKSSGRREVKSGWKELFPKPSKSKQEKEALLPGVQKGEQVGAQLHIKESMTQPPKPYTEGQLINMMKTCGKLMDNDEDVEILKEVEGLGTEATRSSIIETIKAQKYIEVKRNNVYVTDKGIMLCEAIEGTLLSSPSMTAKWESYLKKIGSGEGSKQVFLKQTSQFVEKLIQETPDSIQQVHIRSTGEKKKWNAPIAKCPACSTGSIVDRYKFYACSAYKEGCKVTFPKKLAGKTLTSNMIKTLCEKKRTKVLKGFKGKKTFSTALTLDQDYKVKFDFKKKA; from the coding sequence ATGACGCGAGTGGTCATCTTAGCCGAAAAACCCTCTCAGGCAAAAGCTTATGCAGAGGCCTTTACGATTCAAGAAAAGACGAAGACTTATATTCTATTAAAGCCGGATGAGATATTCTTGGATGGGGCGACAATCACCTGGGGAGTCGGTCACCTGGTTGAATTAAAAGAACCTCATGACTATAAACCGGAGTGGAAGAGATGGAAGCTTGATCAACTGCCGATCGTTCCTGAGCGTTTCCTTGAGAAAGTCTCTAAAGGGAAATGGGAGCAGTTTCAAGCGGTCAAGCGGTTGTTCCAGCAAGCGGACGTGCTAGTGAATGCGGCTGATGTCGACCGGGAAGGCTCGAATATTTTTTACAGCATTCTCCGCTTAACAGGCGTGAAGGGAAAGCCAATTCAACGCTTGTGGATCAATTCTCTCGAGAAAGATGAAGTTCGAAAAGGATTTGAGAATTTACAAAATAACGACAAGGACTTGCGTTTATTTGATGAAGCGAAAGCCCGTCAAATTAGTGATTGGATGGTTGGAATCAATGCCAGCCGCCTGTTTACATTGCTTTTGCAGAAGAAAGGGTTCGCAAGCTACCTTTCAATTGGGCGTGTACAATCTCCGACAGTTTATTTGATTTATCAAAGACACAAAGAAATTGAAAACTTTGTATCAGAGCCTTTTTATCAAATCGAGGGGCTTTTCCAATCTCAAACAGGTCCCTATAAAGGCCTTGCTGAGATTAAGGAAAAGGACAAGACGAAGGTGCAGGAGCTTATGTACAAACATGGGCTTAAAGAAAACGAAGACTTAACAGGGATTGTCCAACGTGTAGACAAAAAGACAAAACACCAAAAGTCACCGAAACTGCATTCCCTGTCCACCCTGCAAAGTGTTGCGAACAGACGTTGGAAATACACACCGTCGCAAGTACTCAAGACGATGCAAAAACTCTATGAGAAGCGTCTCGTTTCCTATCCGAGAACGGACTGTAACTTTATCACTGAAAATGAGTTTGCTTATTTAGTGGACAACTTCAATTCCTACCAGGAAGCATTGAACGTTTCTTTCACACCGGTTTCCCTAAAACCAAATAAACGGTATGTCAACAGCCGTAAAGTCCAGGAGCACTATGCAATCATTCCGACAAAGTCCATTCCTTCTCAAAAGAAGCTAAGTGGACTAAGCCGTGAGGAACGCAATATTTATAATGAAGTTCTGGCCACGACCCTTGCTATGTTCCACTCGGACTTCGTGTATGAAGAGACCACGATACTAACACATGTTCATGACTTACCTTTTAAATCTTCGGGTCGAAGAGAAGTGAAAAGCGGCTGGAAAGAGCTGTTTCCAAAGCCGTCTAAATCGAAACAGGAAAAAGAAGCTCTTCTTCCAGGTGTTCAAAAAGGTGAGCAGGTAGGCGCGCAACTTCATATAAAAGAAAGCATGACACAGCCACCTAAGCCGTATACCGAAGGTCAGCTAATCAATATGATGAAAACTTGCGGGAAGCTCATGGATAATGATGAAGATGTAGAGATTCTGAAGGAAGTGGAAGGCCTGGGAACAGAAGCTACCCGCTCAAGTATCATTGAAACGATTAAGGCACAGAAGTATATTGAAGTGAAAAGAAACAATGTGTATGTCACAGATAAAGGGATTATGCTGTGTGAAGCGATTGAAGGAACGCTGCTATCGAGCCCTTCCATGACCGCGAAATGGGAATCGTATTTAAAGAAAATCGGAAGCGGTGAGGGATCTAAACAAGTATTTCTCAAACAGACCAGTCAGTTTGTTGAAAAGTTAATCCAAGAGACCCCCGATTCTATTCAACAGGTTCACATTCGAAGCACCGGAGAGAAGAAAAAGTGGAATGCCCCGATCGCCAAATGCCCCGCCTGTTCAACGGGCTCCATCGTGGATCGATACAAGTTTTATGCGTGTTCCGCTTACAAAGAAGGATGTAAAGTGACCTTTCCTAAAAAATTAGCAGGAAAAACGCTAACGAGCAATATGATTAAAACGTTGTGCGAGAAGAAGCGAACGAAGGTTCTAAAAGGATTTAAGGGAAAGAAAACGTTTAGTACAGCTTTAACACTGGATCAAGATTATAAGGTTAAATTTGATTTTAAGAAGAAAGCTTAA
- a CDS encoding alanyl-tRNA editing protein yields the protein MARKLFYEDPYKMEFESKVIKIDQDERGFYVVLEETAFYPTGGGQPHDKGTLNGFEVIDVEEVKGEVRHYTREKLPAETENVQGSIDHERRIDHMQQHSGQHIISAIFDDQFGIPTTSFHLGTDTVTIDLDTEHLSSDLLDKVERQVNEVIRDNYPVKSKWMSAEEAAEYPLRKPLSVKEDVRLIIIPEIDYNGCGGTHPHSTCEVMAVKFLGWTKNKKQVRLEFVCGYRVLYKLKQKHQILTEMKRLIPRPEQKLVEEVDELIKSSKEKDKKIDELEEQLLQHEARDIISESQGDRVIQCVFKGRPIKTLQSLGKAIIEEASDAYLILISEQENQLQFVLAHGADIDRNMNDIAKQIMSLIEGKGGGKPNFVQGGGKKVIDGDVFADRIKALL from the coding sequence ATGGCGAGAAAACTTTTCTACGAAGATCCTTATAAAATGGAATTCGAATCCAAGGTTATTAAAATAGATCAAGATGAGCGTGGTTTTTATGTGGTGCTGGAAGAGACGGCGTTTTATCCGACTGGTGGCGGTCAACCGCACGACAAAGGAACATTGAATGGATTTGAAGTGATTGATGTAGAAGAAGTAAAAGGTGAAGTGCGTCATTACACAAGAGAAAAGCTTCCCGCTGAGACAGAAAATGTACAAGGAAGTATTGATCATGAGCGACGTATCGACCATATGCAGCAGCACAGTGGACAGCACATTATTTCAGCCATTTTCGATGATCAGTTTGGGATTCCGACAACGAGCTTCCATTTAGGAACTGATACAGTGACGATCGATTTGGATACAGAACATCTTTCCTCAGATCTTTTGGACAAGGTTGAGAGGCAGGTGAACGAGGTTATCCGAGACAACTACCCGGTTAAATCGAAATGGATGTCCGCGGAAGAGGCGGCGGAGTATCCGCTGCGCAAACCGCTATCAGTTAAGGAGGATGTTCGCCTTATCATCATTCCAGAGATTGATTATAACGGATGTGGAGGAACTCATCCACACTCCACTTGCGAAGTTATGGCTGTCAAGTTTCTAGGATGGACAAAAAACAAGAAGCAGGTGCGCTTGGAGTTCGTCTGTGGTTATCGAGTTCTGTATAAGCTCAAGCAAAAACACCAGATATTAACAGAAATGAAGCGGCTTATTCCAAGACCAGAACAAAAGCTTGTAGAGGAAGTCGATGAGCTGATCAAGTCAAGCAAGGAGAAAGACAAGAAAATCGATGAGCTTGAAGAACAACTGCTTCAGCATGAGGCACGTGATATTATTTCGGAGTCACAGGGGGATCGAGTAATTCAATGTGTTTTCAAAGGCCGACCGATCAAAACACTCCAATCACTAGGAAAAGCCATCATTGAAGAAGCCTCTGATGCTTATCTTATTCTAATCAGTGAACAGGAAAATCAGCTGCAGTTCGTGCTCGCTCATGGAGCAGATATCGATCGTAATATGAATGATATCGCCAAACAAATCATGTCCCTTATTGAAGGAAAGGGAGGGGGCAAACCAAATTTCGTCCAAGGAGGCGGCAAAAAGGTCATAGACGGGGATGTTTTTGCTGATCGAATTAAAGCCCTTTTATAG